Part of the Ziziphus jujuba cultivar Dongzao chromosome 8, ASM3175591v1 genome is shown below.
AAATACCAAGACCGCAAGAACTCATTTCAGAGCCaagttcataaaaatatataaatccaaaaCTTCCATTTTCCGCTCGCATGAAAGgctattttcattttgttcgATCAAAGACAAGCACTTCAGAAAATCCACAGCTAAGTTTTCGAAATTCAATAAACAGTATGTGGCTTTGATCACCAACTTTAGAAACATATAAAAGTTCTTCCCAGCAATAAGCAAAATCAAGTGAAGCAAGTATCAGGAACTggattaaatcataataatgtAGAGTTACAGGCGACTTATGACAGCCTCCACTTCATCAGGAGTATATAAATGATATGTTGGAGCCACCCTTGCAATATCAACATTGTTGGGAGTAACCTGAAACCCAGTATTAAAGCTCGATTAAGCAACTTTATGGATATTATAAGAAAATTGCACATAACATAGACAAACAAGAGTTGAAGCCGACTTTTTTGCAGCTTTACCTTTTCTTCCATAACTTGTTTCAGAATGGAAAGAGCAATAGTCTCAGCTTCTTTAAGAGTCAAGTCCTGCAAACAACATAAGGAATTTATCCCTCTTTTCACTTAAGCATGCAGAATAAACTTATAAAATTGCTCCCACAAATAATAGACTATGGAGTAATATGACTTGGTCTTGCTCAAAAGGATGCTTCAGTTATTTGTTACATCACTGAagttaacaaaaattaaaatactaacaAGTCACTTGGACTCGCATGAATATATATGACACATTCAGAACCATACACACAAACAAGCGAAGATACCTTGTTGTACTGCTCTTGCAGGGAGCTGTCTGCACCTTCTGAACCTGAACCAATAGCTTTTGCATTGCATTGCCAAAATGTGCCAGATGGATCAGTGTAATATCTGCATTTGGAGTTCTCTACTGGGTCAAAAAACTCAGGAAgaaatatatatgcaatagtAACGACAAATTCAATGAGACATTCCATGGAAACCATCTTTTATTTCCAACACCAAATGCTTTTACAATGAAACCGGGAGAATTATCCTTTTCCGTATAATTTAGATTCAAAGAGCCAAAATGCTGACAGCTTCATGCAAAAGGCCTACTGATACTGTTGGCCCATATAGGAATCAATTGCCCCTCCCCTTTTTtcccaaaagaataaaaaaggaggaaaacTCTGGTGTTTCTTTTTAGCTGGATACTTacagaaattttaaatttacatcATGTTCAAAGACAGACATCATAAGCAAGGAAAAATGAGATAGAAACAAAACTTACAAGCTCGGCCCATTCTcgtcatgaccagcaatgagaAGAGACACCCCAAATGGTCGAGACTgcaaaaaatatgatataaatattaagaatgataataataatgagaaaactaatatttgaaattgcttcaattaaggaattaaataataaaaattcacaaCTGGAAAACAAAGGAAATATCACTGTAAGGGCTCTTCTTCATCtttctgaaaaataaatttggtatCACTGCAGCATATGCCTTTATCAAGTAAACTGATTATTGTCTGAACCAGCAACTTGATCATTCTGCCGTTTGCGCTTACTAAGTTACTAACCAAAATATTCCAAACCTTCCCTTAAATAAAATGACTCAGTTAACTAAATTTTCATGCACTTATTGAATCAATGGTTTTTCTCTTAattgttttcataaaaatatgatGCACTGATAAAACTGCTACATGGAATAAAAATTGGATTCACAGTGAATATAGCACAAACATGGTACAAAGACAAACATGGAAAATGTGCTTTATTATGCCATTAAATTTGTCATAAATACATCCCAATATAAAATGAGAAATCACTTGAAGCAAGCAATGCAACAAATGTATCAAGGTTAGACAACAGAAAGACATGCAAAAAAACTatacaatatatttttcttgaacCAGCAAGCATAGAAGAGGAACAACCATTAAGATGAACCTTGTTAACACAGATCTAAAGGCACAAGGGAACACTGATTTCTCAGTATTACATCACAACGGAAATTAAAGATGGTCCAGTCCCCAAGAACTTTACAAAGCGGAGCACAATGaccaatagaaaaaaaatatcaccTGAAAAAAAAGAGGATAGGTTAAATAGTAATTACCATGGATTCTTCATCACCCTCACCAAATCGTAGGGCCAGATCACAAAGAGCTTGTGTAGTGGACTCTACTGTCATCGGCTCACCATAGGAGAATCTATGATTCTGCAAATTGCATAAAGAAAACAATTAGAAGAGGCAAACCTCCACTACAAATTAAAACAACacaagaaccaaaaaaatacCTGAGTTTCCACCCGTGCATGTTCAACAAGTGTACGGGCATCAGCAATCAAACCGCTCATGGCACATCcaatatgatcatcaatttcCATAATCTTCTCCACGCTGCTTGGTTCCTTAAAGCCATAAAAAGTCATGTCAGACAAAATTCCTTCATTTCAAACATTAAAGAAATGAAACCATATCAAACAAGGGAAAATTCCACTTCAAGAATCCAAATTAGGTTGATAATGTGTATGAAATCTATTTATCCTAATAGAGTGTTAAATTTTCTGAACATCAATTTGATCATCAGTTTCACCATCCAGAATAGAGAATCAAGAACCATGGGTTAACACGGTACAAATTCTTAAGTTTCCTCTGGACAACCAACATATGGAAAAAGATCCACATATGAGTATATTATTTTGATCAGCAAAAGAACCAAGTAATATAATATCGGGtccaaatattaaacaaatcatAGTGAAAGTGTAATATACATCCACATAATAGACATTATAAACAGTTTATTATCACAATTTCTGACATAAGGATGCTAGTCTTCAACAGAATGCATATTAACAGATAAAAACTATATGCGGATGCCATCACAGATATGCATTTctctatttcatttttctttatttataagCATATGAATTCCTTAGTATCAACAAGAAGTATAATGGAAATTGAAGCTTGAAATTAAGAACAGGTAGAGatttatttataaagattttaaaCTGTTTCTAGACTCTCTGCATGCAGCCACTTGACAACCCAAACTAATACTAACATTTTAGCATCTAACAGATGCCAAGTCAAATCCATTCAGATTTGTGATGCACAAATAATTGTTTAGAGGCTGTAGCACTTTATTAACCTGAAAAGCTGTCACAGAAACTGAAAATGGCTAGGCTACAGAaaccaaaatttattaaaaacacCATCACAGAATGACAATCCACTAAGTCTGAAGAAGAAACCTATTAGTTTGtccaaaaaattataagaaaaaacATCTAACGAAGAATGAATAGGCTCTTCAATCCTTGTAAAGTCTACTTTTTAACTGATAGAAAAGCCTCCTCAAGTTCAATGTCAATTTCCCCATAATGTTTGTGCAGTACAAGGCCAGAAACCAAAACAAAGTCTACAGCAGTCTTCCATTAGAAACAGGCTAAAACTACATTACTTTGCCATTACCGGTTTAACCTATTATATTTCACTCAAAACACGAAATACAAATCTATGATAGAAATAAAAGGCGTGAACGGATATAGCAGACAGACCAGCAGTGGTGAAGTGATTCTTTTCTCAACTGCAAGCACCACACCTTCTTTTGTCTTCAAGCCAATTGCAGTTGAACCCAGCTGTTGTCGAATCAAAGATATATTACATTTTCCATcaaatagaaaaaggaaaaagaaaaagggtaatGAATAAGAGAGATGTACAAAAGACTAAGTAAGGATGCCGCTCTTTAAGTGATATCTacccaaattttcattttatttatatttttctcaaacaaaCAGAAAATGGGGTTGAATACCTTAATGGCCTCAATGGCATATTCAACCTGAAACAACCGGCCTTCTGGAGAAAAGGTGTTAACACCTCTGTCATACTCAGTCCTTCACATACATAACCAAAAAACCCCACCATAATGAGCAAAAATTTGGAAACTTTCTatgcaaaggaaaaaaaaaaaaaaaactaaacaaaaacatttgaaaaataaaattaagaacgCGATTCACCTGGTGAGAAACATCTTCGCTTGGCTTTCGTTAACCTTGAGAACCTGAGGAAGGCAAAACTTAAATAGAATTAgtataaaaaaagatttattaaaaaaaaaaagaaaagaaaaaaaaagacgtTTTTATGTCTGATATGAAGCAAAAGGAAAATAGGAATCGAAAATACAAAGCGATCTACATCTGGGGTGCGTTTTATTAGACGCCCAGAACAAGAAACACTTCCCCTTTTGCGATTAATGAACAAATCAAGTCAAGGGTTTCAACCCTAACCCACCCAATAATACATACTACTAATTTTACTGCGAACCAAACAGAAAACAATGGATtttagagagacagagagagagagagttacccAAATggggagagagagtgagagattTTGCAGCTGGTTCGCTCTGAAGAATGCCGAGTGTGTTCCTACGGATTTTTTCTTGCTGGACTGCCCAAAGACTAGGCAAAATAGCTCCTCGAGTTTTCTTGATGGAGAAgaagcgcttttttttttttttttttactttttttttaaatataatatttatacaaactaataaaatataatatttaattttttgggataaaaatataaatataacgttattgtaatttttttttttttttggggtaaataacGTTGTTGTAAATTGGTTAttctaaaatgaaatttaataaaatgttgattattttttattttttatttttaatttgataaaataataaaaccggGTTAAATAATCAACTTTCTAATTCTCAACAAGTACATTTTCTTGTAatctttttacctttaattATCGACACAAATACTTTTTTGaaagtttaagaaaaaaaaaaataaaaacttttgaatattttacttattattatgtTGAACTTTGTAGtgtttcttcttaatttttatgaattaaGAAAATGTTGTGTTGTAAGTTTTAGTGAAATACTCCATGAACTGAAAATCAGCAATCCTTTGTTGATCTTTCAAGCAATTAAGATTCTAATGTTTAGTAGATGAAAAGCAATCTTGAAGGAAGTCTTTATATGGTTTGGTTTGTAAAGAATTAACTGCGTTGATAGAGTCCATTACCCcataaaagcaataaataaataaacaaaaaagagaattcCAAGctggattttttaatttttccaaaatttgaacTTATAAGAAATATGTTATACTATTATGAAAGAACCCTTATGAGCCATTTTGTAGATTGGTTGTCGATCGATGCCATGTTTGGGCTTGTGGGTTCCATTTAAACAACATCAATGGTAATGGGCCGCACGAAACAGGACCTGCCCATTGCTTTACTAATTAgcattttgatcaaatttatcagggtttgttttttgtattttattattattattattattattattattattttattgaatttaagaGGGCTTGTTTGGGAGGTCTAAATGGGAGCTAATCTATATATAATggggtttttcttttcttttcttttttttcctttcttttttcttttttcttttttccaaaggAAAATGAATAATGGATGAATTTTTGTTCATAAAAAGTTAACACATCTTTGGAAATTGAATATTATGGAAGCCACTGTCATATGAcacaacaaaaattggctaaaaTAAGAGCCACCATATTTGATTTTGGAAGGGTATATAGGCATTGAAAGTTTGAAAAcctcttatttaaaaatttaccgACTTCAATTATGGTATTTTATGCATCAAAGCACTCTTCATTATCATAGGCCACATTCATAACTCGAAAAGAGTCATTGACTGTTAATGTCAACCTTTGTATAGTTGAGTTCTAAAGCAAAATTCATTTCTTGTATAGTTGTAtatttagttaattaaatagaaagaaattAAGTCCCTCTAGTTCAAGTACGAGATTTAAGCTCTCAAACTCTCAAGCAGGCCTTACATCactatttactaaaaaaaactGTACTCATTAATTAGTGGTAAACTATATGACATAAATATCATTCATGGGACAAAGATGGAGAAACTGTTATGGTATACGATCTGCTTCCTTTCCTAGACACTTTGCACATTATAAAGTTGCATTATAGTCCTTAATGACAGCTCTTATGGCAACCATTATTAATAACCTCAGGTGTCAAGTTCAAAGCCTAATGCTAAAATCTCCCTTctctaatttaattaaaaaaaaagattataaatactatttatatttatattttctttattaaagtAACTAGAACTAAATAAATGACTATTGCAATagatattaatttgttattaaaaaaaaaacattgtcaaGATGAGCCTAGTTTTGTAAAGTGGTAATGCCTAAAATGTTATTGGAAGCTGTTTACATTTCACACACAGGATTGATGTAGCCTTTTTCATAATGTAAATCCAGGAACATTGTCAGAATTAACATAAActaatttgcatatatatatatatatatatactcagcAAACgttgtccaaaatatatatattcaacaaatTAACACAGTCAttattttcatagaaataaatTAAGGGCACCAAATATGACATTGTAATCC
Proteins encoded:
- the LOC107412898 gene encoding proteasome subunit alpha type-5, which encodes MFLTRTEYDRGVNTFSPEGRLFQVEYAIEAIKLGSTAIGLKTKEGVVLAVEKRITSPLLEPSSVEKIMEIDDHIGCAMSGLIADARTLVEHARVETQNHRFSYGEPMTVESTTQALCDLALRFGEGDEESMSRPFGVSLLIAGHDENGPSLYYTDPSGTFWQCNAKAIGSGSEGADSSLQEQYNKDLTLKEAETIALSILKQVMEEKVTPNNVDIARVAPTYHLYTPDEVEAVISRL